In Arachis hypogaea cultivar Tifrunner chromosome 17, arahy.Tifrunner.gnm2.J5K5, whole genome shotgun sequence, a single window of DNA contains:
- the LOC112767045 gene encoding serine/threonine-protein phosphatase 7 long form homolog: MRGHSALLSALVERWRPETHTFHLPVGEVTVTLEDVSYILGLPINGDTVTGRSDSSHQFLVENCIACFGREPGPDDHVLGKVNIAWVQRCRDTEPCDTQESLERYVRAHIFCMLGTIVFPDKSTVSLNSKFLPLLRDFYRISGYSWGAASLAHLYRSLCRASRYNCKEMDGPLILLFVWAWERMPFLAPIPRDQLGNIDVPLARRWSHWRRHMRYIRRPTTHFRRGLNDMGIDDFIWRPYMGVGIPDGLEPHMFMCSTQSPLVSFECIEWHATDRVRRQFGMQQLPPGPAFNLGRDYCKRLTGAQNHDWGQIYSQWVNRWTFDRYNTLQLGEEIIDFHPLPVYYDWYTQQYGIHLRLSDKVPGGEFGADEPQQQQEEPAGPHQGVPPHEQQERVLFLIPSIMVIRFINSYQ, translated from the exons ATGAGAGGTCATTCTGCACTACTGAGTGCTTTGGTGGAACGCTGGAGGCCGGAGACTCACACGTTTCATCTTCCGGTCGGTGAAGTGACGGTAACACTGGAAGATGTGAGCTATATTCTTGGTCTCCCGATTAATGGGGATACTGTTACGGGTAGATCAGATAGCAGCCACCAGTTTTTGGTGGAGAACTGCATTGCGTGTTTTGGTCGGGAGCCCGGTCCGGACGATCACGTGTTGGGAAAGGTTAATATTGCTTGGGTCCAGCGGTGCAGAGACACCGAGCCGTGTGATACTCAGGAGTCTCTCGAGCGGTACGTCCGAGCGCACATTTTCTGCATGCTCGGTACAATTGTGTTTCCGGATAAGTCGACCGTTTCACTGAACTCGAAGTTTCTACCGCTACTTAGGGATTTTTACCGGATTTCAGGGTATAGTTGGGGAGCAGCCAGTCTGGCACACCTATACAGATCGTTGTGTCGTGCCTCACGATACAACTGCAAGGAAATGGATGGCCCACTGATACTGCTTTTTGTTTGGGCGTGGGAGCGTATGCCGTTCCTGGCACCTATACCCCGCGATCAACTCGGCAATATTGATGTTCCACTAGCGCGACG GTGGAGTCATTGGCGCCGACATATGAGATATATACGGCGGCCCACTACGCATTTTAGGCGAGGTCTCAACGAcatgggaattgacgac TTTATATGGCGGCCATATATGGGAGTGGGGATTCCGGATGGCCTCGAACCCCATATGTTCATGTGCTCCACTCAGTCGCCTTTAGTGTCATTCGAGTGCATAGAATGGCACGCGACAGATCGGGTTAGACGACAGTTCGGGATGCAGCAGCTACCACCAGGCCCCGCGTTCAACCTTGGTCGTGATTACTGCAAGCGGCTGACAGGAGCACAGAACCATGACTGGGGACAGATTTACAGTCAATGGGTTAACAGATGGACATTTGACCGCTATAACACATTGCAGCTAGGCGAGGAGATTATTGACTTCCATCCTCTCCCAGTGTACTACGACTGGTACACGCAGCAGTATGGGATTCACCTGCGGCTGTCAGATAAAGTTCCAGGCGGAGAGTTTGGCGCCGATGAACCACAGCAGCAACAGGAAGAACCAGCTGGCCCTCACCAGGGAGTCCCGCCTCATGAGCAACAGGAACGTGTATTGTTTTTAATTCCTAGTATTATGGTTATTAGGTTTATAAATAGCTATCAGTAA